The following coding sequences lie in one Timaviella obliquedivisa GSE-PSE-MK23-08B genomic window:
- a CDS encoding thylakoid membrane photosystem I accumulation factor, with amino-acid sequence MVFSRIRSIWQTAIALSVALFLSFLFISFPAGAVLTDDHFDGNIFPLYAGNGSLVPPRVSLVETLREHRPALLVFYADDSSDCKKYVSVVSYLDSFYGREANFIPVIVDAIPLKSSYAPTEAGYYYKGYLPQTVLLDQSGKVVLDAEGVLPFEQVDDAFREVFNLLPRTESVELRRRPVNEVNTELTN; translated from the coding sequence ATGGTGTTTTCAAGAATTAGGTCTATTTGGCAAACCGCGATCGCCCTCAGCGTCGCCCTTTTCCTCAGCTTTCTCTTCATCAGCTTTCCTGCCGGGGCAGTCCTGACCGATGATCACTTCGATGGCAATATTTTCCCCCTATATGCAGGCAATGGCTCTCTAGTTCCCCCTAGAGTTAGCCTAGTTGAAACTTTGCGGGAGCATAGACCCGCATTGCTGGTTTTTTATGCGGATGACAGTAGCGATTGCAAGAAATATGTTTCTGTTGTCTCCTACCTGGACTCCTTCTACGGTCGGGAGGCTAACTTTATTCCAGTGATTGTTGATGCGATCCCGCTCAAGTCTAGCTATGCGCCCACTGAAGCAGGCTATTACTACAAGGGCTATTTGCCCCAAACTGTTCTGCTCGACCAATCAGGTAAGGTGGTGCTAGATGCTGAGGGTGTGCTGCCGTTTGAGCAAGTTGATGATGCGTTTCGGGAAGTGTTTAACCTGCTGCCTCGCACTGAGTCTGTTGAGTTAAGACGACGACCTGTAAATGAGGTCAATACAGAACTCACAAATTAA
- a CDS encoding ABC transporter substrate-binding protein translates to MGSVFLRLRLRWQYLGWQQAIALILLCLLTLPLTACDISNFRTRSAQASRLVVSTLSDPKSFNPITESNEVTGMLFDGLLSTNGVTGKLEPGLAESWEISPDQRTITYKLREGLKWSDGVPMTVDDVVFYYNKILFNEKIPNSSVDLFRIGEKGLFPIVRQVDDRRVEFISPEPFAPLLRFAGGSVLPKHALEKYVTQVDDEGVPLVASVWGTDTDPKQLVGNGAYVLKSYEPGQRLMFERNPYYWKKDPQGQQLPYIDQYVVQVIESTDASLSQFRAGGSDVESITPEYFALMKREEKRGKFKISNGGPALSSLFVTFNLNQGKRNGKPLIEPIKSRWFNTLDFRKAIAHAIDRPSLINNIYQGLGVPQHSPIYIQSPYYFPPEKGLPTYDYNPSKAKELLLGAGFKYNAASQLVDAEGNRVRFTMATNAGNKVREATGSQIKSDLAKIGIQVDFQPIAFNTLVDKMSNTLDWEAIIMGLGGAGTEPDGGRNVWSPNGRLHFFNQIPAPGQAPVEGRQVADWETEIGRLYIQGGQQLIDEKRKEIYAQIQRQAQAQVPFIYLVNPLLLSAVRDRVQGVKFSALGGSLWNLPELKLTEE, encoded by the coding sequence ATGGGTTCTGTATTTCTTAGGCTGCGCCTCAGGTGGCAATATTTAGGTTGGCAACAGGCGATCGCCCTCATTCTTCTTTGTCTTCTCACCTTGCCCCTCACTGCCTGCGACATCAGCAACTTTCGCACCCGATCGGCACAGGCATCTCGGCTAGTCGTTAGCACCCTCAGCGATCCCAAATCCTTCAACCCCATCACCGAATCGAATGAAGTAACAGGAATGCTGTTTGATGGGCTGCTTTCTACCAATGGAGTCACGGGCAAGTTAGAGCCAGGATTAGCAGAATCTTGGGAAATTTCGCCTGATCAGCGCACCATTACCTACAAGCTGCGGGAAGGGCTGAAATGGTCGGATGGCGTGCCTATGACCGTGGATGATGTCGTGTTTTACTACAACAAAATTCTATTTAACGAAAAAATTCCTAATAGCTCGGTTGATTTATTTCGCATTGGCGAGAAAGGGCTGTTCCCAATTGTGCGTCAAGTGGACGATCGCCGCGTAGAATTTATCTCTCCTGAACCCTTTGCCCCACTCCTCCGATTTGCAGGCGGCAGTGTTTTGCCCAAACACGCCTTAGAAAAATATGTGACTCAAGTGGATGACGAAGGCGTACCGTTGGTTGCCTCAGTTTGGGGAACCGACACTGATCCGAAACAACTAGTGGGCAATGGCGCTTACGTGTTGAAAAGCTATGAACCCGGACAGCGCCTGATGTTTGAGCGCAACCCTTATTATTGGAAAAAAGATCCCCAGGGTCAGCAGTTGCCCTACATTGATCAGTATGTGGTGCAGGTGATTGAGTCTACTGATGCTTCTCTTAGTCAGTTTCGGGCAGGTGGGTCTGATGTAGAATCCATTACCCCTGAGTATTTTGCGCTGATGAAGCGGGAGGAGAAACGAGGAAAATTCAAGATTTCTAATGGGGGCCCGGCGCTGAGTTCTTTGTTTGTGACGTTCAACCTTAACCAAGGCAAGCGTAACGGCAAGCCTCTGATTGAGCCGATTAAATCCCGTTGGTTTAACACGCTGGACTTTCGTAAGGCGATCGCCCACGCTATCGATCGCCCTAGCCTCATTAACAACATCTACCAGGGTTTAGGCGTGCCCCAGCATTCGCCCATCTACATTCAAAGCCCCTACTATTTCCCGCCGGAAAAGGGTTTGCCCACCTACGACTACAACCCCAGCAAAGCCAAGGAACTGCTTTTGGGGGCAGGCTTCAAATACAATGCTGCTAGCCAGCTTGTCGATGCTGAAGGCAATCGGGTGCGCTTCACCATGGCAACCAATGCAGGCAATAAAGTGCGAGAAGCCACAGGGTCGCAGATTAAATCTGACCTGGCAAAAATTGGCATCCAGGTTGATTTTCAGCCGATCGCGTTCAATACCCTGGTCGATAAGATGAGTAATACTCTCGATTGGGAAGCCATCATCATGGGGTTGGGTGGAGCCGGAACTGAGCCAGATGGTGGTAGAAACGTTTGGTCGCCCAATGGGCGGCTGCACTTTTTTAATCAAATTCCTGCACCGGGACAAGCGCCTGTTGAAGGTCGCCAAGTTGCAGACTGGGAAACCGAAATTGGTCGCCTTTACATTCAGGGTGGGCAGCAGCTAATTGACGAAAAGCGCAAAGAAATTTATGCCCAAATTCAGCGGCAGGCACAGGCGCAGGTGCCGTTCATCTATTTGGTCAATCCGCTCTTGTTGTCGGCAGTGCGCGATCGCGTGCAGGGTGTTAAGTTCTCTGCTTTGGGCGGCTCGCTGTGGAACCTTCCAGAGCTAAAACTTACAGAAGAATAA
- a CDS encoding EAL domain-containing protein: MSDKVNTAAKIGWHGIVIVIDRRQPLRATPLNHPLEPYAPFIKRLMQFLGECSLPIESPSQILEAIRCALNVDFVAVLRQESGRWDLIEQSQSNNKDSSLNPEWKEAIFTQVSDRVSFHSLERNTHQAHGIFQSYEEDGIAKFSALVPLLSRQSKTLMVIGGAPPESIILSDVCGQILISLDVATCGFSTLQLSCVEAAILDDLRRTYGFAPSSLYHRRFELFCDRLSHMHIHFEPVLRLDPDYPYIDSWEALARDPMIDCAPIDLFEAAELWGDRFMVHLDAYLMRQSVERYRYACQFHSGRRQEDIRELSVNVYPPSLMQDEYFESIRHVVQDKLIQPEKLILEISEKLPLPESIHRVSPMEAFRRQLGRYVRDLKVGFSIDDFGAGHASVSRLTRLNPSHVKIDRELLYQEQEATEITLRFVLDLASSTRLRAPKVVVEGFDDGCPITLGQLYRVGIRYVQGHIIGKASPDLNRLGRDHTTYLRQLIQESGTLP, translated from the coding sequence GTGTCAGACAAAGTTAATACCGCTGCAAAGATAGGGTGGCATGGAATAGTGATTGTGATTGACCGCAGGCAACCGCTGAGAGCAACTCCCTTAAATCATCCGTTAGAACCTTACGCACCTTTTATCAAAAGATTGATGCAATTTTTGGGTGAGTGCAGTCTGCCGATCGAATCACCCAGCCAAATTTTAGAAGCCATTCGTTGTGCATTAAATGTAGACTTTGTAGCAGTATTAAGACAAGAGTCGGGTCGGTGGGATCTCATCGAACAAAGCCAATCTAATAACAAAGACAGCAGCCTCAACCCAGAGTGGAAAGAGGCTATTTTTACACAAGTATCGGATCGCGTCTCTTTTCATTCACTAGAGCGTAATACTCATCAAGCCCATGGGATTTTTCAGTCTTATGAAGAGGATGGAATTGCTAAATTTTCTGCCCTTGTGCCGCTCTTGTCTCGTCAAAGCAAGACCTTGATGGTCATTGGAGGAGCGCCGCCGGAGTCTATTATTCTCAGTGATGTTTGTGGTCAAATTTTAATTTCGCTAGACGTTGCTACTTGTGGGTTCAGCACCTTGCAACTGTCCTGTGTGGAAGCTGCAATTTTAGATGATTTGCGGCGTACCTATGGGTTTGCGCCTTCGTCTCTTTACCATCGTCGGTTTGAGTTATTTTGCGATCGCCTTTCCCACATGCATATTCACTTTGAACCTGTGCTGCGCCTCGATCCAGATTATCCTTATATCGATAGTTGGGAAGCGCTTGCCCGTGATCCCATGATTGACTGCGCTCCTATTGATTTGTTTGAAGCAGCAGAACTATGGGGCGATCGCTTCATGGTGCATTTAGATGCATACCTGATGCGCCAATCCGTTGAGCGCTACCGCTATGCCTGTCAGTTTCATTCGGGGCGCAGACAAGAGGATATTCGAGAGCTTTCGGTGAACGTGTATCCGCCTTCTCTCATGCAAGACGAGTATTTTGAGTCGATTCGTCATGTTGTTCAAGATAAGTTAATTCAACCCGAAAAGCTGATTTTAGAAATTTCTGAAAAGCTTCCCTTACCCGAATCGATTCACCGTGTCTCTCCCATGGAAGCGTTCAGAAGGCAACTCGGTCGATATGTGCGCGATTTAAAGGTTGGCTTTTCGATCGATGACTTTGGGGCAGGACATGCCTCGGTTTCCCGGTTGACCAGGCTCAATCCTTCCCATGTTAAGATCGATCGCGAGTTGCTGTATCAAGAGCAAGAGGCTACCGAGATTACCTTGCGCTTTGTCCTAGATCTTGCGAGTAGCACTCGCCTCCGTGCGCCCAAAGTCGTAGTAGAAGGATTTGATGATGGTTGCCCCATCACGCTAGGACAACTCTATCGAGTCGGCATCCGCTATGTACAAGGGCATATTATTGGCAAAGCTAGTCCAGACCTGAATCGCTTAGGAAGAGACCACACGACTTATTTGAGGCAGCTAATTCAAGAGAGTGGAACGCTGCCATGA
- a CDS encoding PhzF family phenazine biosynthesis protein, with protein sequence MPLIIQVDAFTSQPFAGNPAAVCILPTVKDSQWMQNVAQEMNLSETAFLVKQADGFDLRWFTPTTEVDLCGHATLASAHVLWSEGHLKPDVEARFQTRSGLLTANFQEQSSGENWIELNFPAIPTVAVPVPANLSTALGVPVRQVYEGSVGLVIEVDSERTVRNIQPNFELLKTIPCQGVIVTSRADFQFDFVSRYFAPSFGIDEDPVTGSAHCCLATFWHDRLQKTEFLAYQASARGGVVKVRYEGDRVFLGGQAITVLRGELMV encoded by the coding sequence ATGCCTCTCATCATTCAAGTAGATGCTTTCACATCCCAACCTTTTGCAGGCAACCCTGCCGCAGTCTGCATACTGCCTACCGTTAAAGACTCGCAGTGGATGCAGAATGTTGCCCAAGAAATGAACTTATCGGAAACAGCGTTTTTGGTTAAGCAGGCAGATGGGTTTGATTTGCGTTGGTTTACTCCAACAACAGAAGTTGATTTATGTGGTCATGCCACCCTTGCCAGTGCGCATGTTTTGTGGTCGGAAGGACATTTAAAGCCCGATGTTGAAGCCCGATTTCAGACGCGCAGTGGTTTGCTAACTGCCAATTTCCAAGAGCAATCTTCAGGGGAAAACTGGATTGAACTTAATTTTCCTGCAATTCCGACTGTTGCTGTCCCCGTTCCTGCCAATCTGTCCACAGCGTTAGGAGTACCTGTTCGCCAAGTTTATGAAGGTTCGGTGGGGTTGGTCATAGAAGTAGATTCAGAGAGGACGGTGCGCAACATCCAACCTAATTTTGAATTGCTAAAAACCATTCCTTGCCAAGGCGTTATTGTGACTAGTCGAGCCGATTTTCAGTTCGATTTTGTTTCGCGGTATTTTGCACCTAGTTTTGGCATTGACGAAGATCCGGTGACTGGCTCAGCCCACTGTTGTTTGGCAACGTTTTGGCACGATCGCCTCCAAAAGACGGAGTTTTTAGCTTATCAAGCTTCTGCCAGAGGCGGCGTTGTTAAAGTACGTTATGAGGGCGATCGCGTGTTTTTGGGTGGACAAGCCATCACAGTGCTACGCGGAGAACTGATGGTCTAA
- a CDS encoding rhodanese-like domain-containing protein — protein MKLLFGIIPTPTPLKPKSRVYDLKARLDWGEPALTIIDVRDRQEFAVNHVMGAVNLPMAELVERASVNFELTRDLYVCGDTDEEIAVGAAKLRAAGFRSVSEVQGGLPAWKAVGYPVEAGRS, from the coding sequence ATGAAACTACTGTTTGGCATTATTCCAACCCCAACGCCGCTAAAGCCCAAGTCTCGTGTTTATGATCTGAAAGCTCGGTTAGACTGGGGCGAGCCTGCTCTGACCATTATTGATGTGCGCGATCGCCAGGAATTTGCGGTCAACCATGTGATGGGTGCAGTCAATTTGCCAATGGCTGAACTTGTAGAGCGAGCGTCAGTTAACTTTGAGTTGACCCGTGATCTGTATGTCTGTGGTGATACGGACGAGGAGATTGCCGTAGGAGCCGCAAAGCTACGGGCTGCGGGATTTAGAAGCGTTTCAGAGGTACAAGGTGGCTTGCCCGCTTGGAAAGCAGTTGGATATCCGGTTGAAGCGGGCAGATCCTAA
- the rimM gene encoding ribosome maturation factor RimM (Essential for efficient processing of 16S rRNA) translates to MDDWLKIGKIVAAQGLKGEMRVYPDSDFPQRFEQPGERWLLRPGATEPEKVQLVSGRSLAGKGLYVLSFAGVNSREQAEALRNSYLVVKESDRPPLEEGEFHVMDLIGLEVFDQASQAKVGTVTDVFAAGNDLLEVALTRLGGSKVLVPFVEAIVPVVDLLSRRIEITPPSGLIPAPTEEEKPSQFSNANLEKETLEK, encoded by the coding sequence ATGGACGACTGGTTAAAAATTGGAAAAATTGTGGCTGCTCAGGGCTTGAAGGGTGAAATGCGAGTTTATCCTGACTCTGACTTTCCTCAACGGTTTGAGCAGCCTGGAGAGCGCTGGCTGTTGCGCCCTGGAGCAACAGAACCCGAAAAGGTTCAGCTTGTTTCAGGGCGATCGCTAGCCGGTAAGGGGTTGTATGTCCTCAGCTTTGCAGGGGTCAATAGCCGTGAGCAGGCAGAGGCATTACGAAATAGCTACCTCGTAGTGAAAGAGAGCGATCGCCCTCCGCTGGAGGAAGGCGAGTTTCATGTGATGGATCTGATTGGGTTAGAAGTTTTTGATCAAGCCAGTCAAGCCAAAGTCGGCACAGTCACCGATGTCTTTGCAGCAGGAAACGACTTGTTGGAGGTAGCACTGACAAGATTAGGGGGATCAAAAGTGTTGGTTCCCTTTGTAGAAGCGATCGTTCCTGTCGTTGATTTGCTCAGTCGCCGCATTGAAATCACGCCACCCTCAGGGCTAATTCCAGCGCCAACTGAGGAAGAGAAACCTAGCCAATTCAGTAATGCCAATCTAGAAAAGGAAACGCTGGAAAAATAG
- a CDS encoding glycosyltransferase — MRLLIVQYAGDYREAFYNLTEGRGETYYAQQYSVDTVSKLAEQVDEVATLSFLSNDRYNEVLPNGVRAIGAGFHHKVDSQTILEIIKAQNPTHIVLRTPNRTVLQWAIKNNVQVVVTLADSFNSPSLRDRVDHYFLANLLNHPQISWVANHGVTASQSLESIGVNPEKIIPWDWPHAVTPDLYSPKTLRQPSDCWKILYAGHISEAKGLGDVLEAIALLKARHFPVHLKIAGKGDIDFFQAKVHQLQIEDCVEFLGMVKNTDVIGLMRDADLVTVPSHHDYPEGFPMTIYESLCSRTPIVASNHPMFVRQLRHEQNAMIFPDGEATACALQIETILTQPALYEKISYATHATWKNLQVPVKWGDLLTSWLKNSPEDQKWLFQHRLSSGRYGNLNVAAPSRFSLYFGQRQVRQA, encoded by the coding sequence ATGCGCCTGCTCATCGTTCAATATGCTGGTGATTACCGAGAAGCTTTTTACAACTTAACAGAAGGTAGAGGTGAAACTTACTACGCGCAACAATATTCTGTCGATACTGTATCGAAGCTTGCTGAACAGGTTGATGAAGTCGCTACCTTAAGTTTCTTGAGTAATGACCGCTATAACGAAGTTTTACCGAATGGCGTTAGGGCGATCGGGGCAGGCTTTCACCACAAAGTTGACAGCCAAACTATCTTAGAAATCATCAAAGCTCAAAATCCAACTCACATTGTTCTGAGAACTCCCAATCGGACGGTGCTGCAATGGGCAATTAAAAATAATGTTCAGGTCGTGGTCACCCTGGCAGATTCCTTCAACAGTCCTAGCCTCCGCGATCGGGTAGATCACTATTTCCTTGCCAATCTTCTTAACCATCCTCAAATAAGCTGGGTTGCCAATCATGGTGTTACAGCCTCCCAGTCTCTTGAGTCAATTGGTGTTAACCCTGAAAAGATTATTCCTTGGGATTGGCCCCACGCCGTTACTCCAGACCTCTACTCGCCGAAAACTCTTCGCCAGCCTTCAGACTGCTGGAAAATTCTATATGCAGGGCATATTAGCGAGGCAAAGGGCCTAGGAGATGTATTAGAAGCGATCGCTTTACTCAAAGCTCGGCATTTCCCTGTCCATCTCAAAATAGCGGGTAAGGGCGATATTGATTTCTTTCAAGCCAAGGTGCATCAGCTTCAAATTGAGGACTGCGTAGAGTTTTTGGGAATGGTCAAAAATACGGATGTCATTGGGCTGATGCGGGATGCTGACCTCGTGACGGTGCCTAGTCATCATGACTACCCAGAAGGATTCCCCATGACAATTTATGAGTCCCTTTGCTCTCGAACCCCCATCGTGGCTTCTAATCACCCCATGTTTGTGCGGCAGTTGCGCCACGAACAAAACGCCATGATTTTTCCAGATGGTGAGGCAACAGCATGTGCCTTGCAAATCGAGACGATTCTGACTCAGCCCGCTCTGTACGAAAAAATCTCCTACGCTACCCATGCCACTTGGAAAAACTTACAGGTTCCCGTGAAATGGGGCGATTTGCTTACATCCTGGTTGAAAAATTCTCCTGAAGACCAAAAGTGGCTGTTCCAACATCGCCTTTCATCAGGGCGTTACGGGAATCTCAACGTTGCTGCTCCCTCTCGATTCTCGTTGTACTTTGGTCAGCGGCAGGTTCGGCAAGCATAA
- a CDS encoding glucose-6-phosphate isomerase has product MDAATLWQRYQDWLYFHEGLGFYLDVSRMRFDDAFVTQIQPRLEKAFQAMVALEAGAIANPDENRMVGHYWLRDPSLAPTPEIKQDVTQTLAQIHTFVSKVHSGEIHPPDAAKFTDILSIGIGGSALGPQFVAEALSPVDAPLTIQFIDNTDPAGIDRVLAQLKDRLASTLVLVISKSGGTPEPRNGMVEVKHFYEKQGLNFAQHAAAITGNGSNLDKVAKAEGWLETFPMYDWIGGRTSELSAVGLLPAALQGIDINAMLAGAKAMDEATRVPSLKENPAALLAISWYFAGNGKGEKDMVVLPYKDSLLLFSRYLQQLVMESLGKEEDLDGNKVYQGIAVYGNKGSTDQHAYVQQLREGIPNFFATLIEVLEDRQGASIEVETGATSGDYLSGLLQGTRQALYENHRDSITVTIPQVNPRTVGALIALYERAVGLYGCMVNVNAYHQPGVEAGKKAAAAVLELQQRVVKALKEGSVPMSLTELASCAGAPDQVEAIYKIVRHLQENHREVAVTGDLSKPGSLAIAAL; this is encoded by the coding sequence ATGGATGCTGCTACACTCTGGCAACGTTATCAGGACTGGCTATATTTCCATGAAGGGTTAGGGTTTTATCTTGATGTGAGCCGAATGCGGTTTGATGATGCCTTTGTGACTCAGATCCAGCCCAGGTTAGAAAAAGCATTCCAAGCCATGGTGGCACTAGAGGCAGGGGCGATCGCTAACCCTGACGAAAATCGCATGGTCGGGCATTACTGGCTGCGCGATCCTAGCCTGGCACCCACCCCAGAGATCAAGCAAGACGTTACCCAGACCTTGGCGCAAATTCACACTTTCGTGAGTAAAGTCCATAGCGGCGAAATCCACCCGCCCGATGCGGCAAAGTTCACCGATATTTTGTCGATTGGGATTGGAGGCTCGGCGTTAGGGCCGCAATTTGTGGCGGAGGCACTCTCCCCAGTCGATGCACCCCTAACCATACAGTTTATTGATAATACTGACCCCGCAGGCATCGATCGCGTGTTAGCTCAGCTTAAGGATCGGTTGGCTTCTACCCTCGTTTTGGTCATTTCTAAATCGGGTGGAACGCCCGAACCCCGCAACGGCATGGTTGAGGTTAAACATTTCTATGAAAAGCAGGGGCTAAACTTTGCTCAACATGCTGCTGCGATCACAGGCAACGGTAGCAATTTGGATAAAGTCGCTAAAGCCGAAGGCTGGTTAGAAACCTTTCCTATGTATGACTGGATTGGCGGACGAACTTCTGAGCTTTCTGCGGTGGGGCTGTTACCAGCCGCGCTGCAAGGCATTGATATTAACGCGATGCTGGCTGGGGCAAAGGCAATGGATGAGGCGACTCGCGTGCCCAGTCTCAAGGAGAACCCGGCAGCGCTGTTGGCAATAAGCTGGTACTTTGCTGGCAATGGCAAAGGTGAAAAAGATATGGTAGTGTTGCCTTACAAAGACAGCCTACTGCTGTTTTCGCGCTATTTACAACAGTTGGTCATGGAGTCTTTAGGCAAAGAGGAAGATTTAGACGGCAACAAGGTTTACCAGGGTATCGCGGTTTACGGCAACAAGGGCAGCACCGACCAACACGCCTATGTCCAGCAATTGCGAGAAGGGATTCCCAACTTTTTTGCTACGTTAATTGAGGTACTAGAAGACCGCCAAGGTGCCTCTATTGAGGTAGAGACGGGAGCGACTTCCGGAGACTATCTTTCGGGACTATTGCAGGGCACCCGGCAGGCGCTCTACGAAAATCATCGAGACTCTATCACTGTTACTATTCCTCAAGTGAATCCGCGCACGGTGGGGGCATTGATTGCTCTGTATGAGCGGGCGGTGGGGCTGTATGGCTGTATGGTTAACGTCAATGCCTACCATCAGCCGGGAGTAGAGGCGGGTAAGAAAGCAGCCGCAGCCGTGTTGGAGTTGCAGCAGCGAGTTGTTAAAGCCCTTAAAGAGGGAAGTGTGCCCATGTCATTAACCGAACTGGCAAGCTGTGCGGGTGCGCCTGACCAGGTAGAGGCAATTTACAAAATTGTTCGCCATTTGCAGGAAAATCATCGTGAGGTGGCGGTGACTGGAGATCTGAGTAAACCTGGAAGTTTGGCGATCGCCGCCTTATAG
- a CDS encoding ABC transporter substrate-binding protein — MGFDLLRSFKGKLSVGIIAVVIGMAIALTGCNLSIRTAAARMPQLVFASPSDPSTFNYPLNDSLFSLFVYGYLYEGLLRENGLTRELEPVLAESWKISDDKLRVEFTLKNGLQWSDGQPLTADDVMFSFQEVYLNPKIPTSVRDILQVGDNGALPTLRQIDQQRVEFRVPEPFAPFLRNVGGLPILPAHILRESTQQQDSKGNLKYLSTWGTDTDPRKIIANGPYVMESYTSGQRVIFRRNPYYWRKDAAGQPQPYIERIVTQIVGSEDGQLLSFRSGDLDEFSVKPESFQLMKQEEKRGKYQIYNAGPETGSRFITFNLNKAKNAKGQPFVDPIHSQWFNNLAFRKAVAHGIDRERMRTSIYQGIGDLQNSPLDSKNPFYLSPEKGGKAYDYDPELSKKLLKDAGFQTNAKGELLDQLGNRVQFVLLVKSEEKSRVSAAAQIQQDLTQLGMKVDLQILAFNSVLKRLMSRNWECYVGGFGGGGADPHSGSNIWRVNGSAHQFNQGPEPGEPPISGWETSKWEQEIDRLFAAGARELDDSKRTVFYNKYQQIAQEQLPFIHLVNPLSLDAVRDRIQNIKFSPSSGAFWNLYELKVAN; from the coding sequence ATGGGCTTTGATTTGTTAAGGAGCTTCAAAGGCAAGCTAAGTGTAGGAATCATAGCAGTTGTAATAGGGATGGCGATCGCGTTGACAGGCTGTAATCTCAGCATTCGTACTGCCGCCGCCCGCATGCCTCAGTTGGTCTTTGCCAGTCCTAGTGATCCTTCCACCTTTAACTATCCTCTCAATGACTCATTGTTCAGCCTATTTGTCTACGGCTACCTTTACGAGGGGTTACTACGCGAAAACGGACTGACCCGCGAACTAGAGCCAGTTCTGGCAGAATCTTGGAAAATTTCGGACGATAAGCTGCGAGTTGAGTTTACCCTAAAAAATGGGCTGCAATGGTCGGATGGACAGCCTTTGACGGCAGACGATGTGATGTTCTCCTTTCAAGAAGTATATCTTAACCCCAAGATTCCAACGTCGGTTAGAGATATTTTGCAAGTAGGCGACAATGGCGCGTTACCCACTCTTCGGCAAATTGATCAGCAGCGCGTTGAGTTTAGAGTGCCAGAACCCTTTGCGCCTTTTTTAAGAAATGTAGGCGGACTGCCGATCCTCCCTGCCCACATTTTGCGAGAGTCTACTCAGCAACAGGACAGTAAGGGCAACCTAAAGTACCTTTCTACGTGGGGCACCGATACCGACCCCCGAAAAATTATTGCCAACGGCCCTTACGTCATGGAGAGCTACACCTCGGGGCAGCGGGTGATTTTTCGGCGAAACCCCTACTACTGGCGCAAAGACGCAGCAGGACAGCCCCAGCCTTACATTGAGCGAATTGTGACCCAGATCGTGGGTTCAGAAGACGGGCAGTTATTGAGCTTTCGCTCAGGGGATTTAGATGAGTTCTCTGTTAAGCCTGAGTCTTTCCAATTGATGAAACAAGAGGAGAAACGCGGCAAGTATCAGATCTACAATGCAGGGCCCGAAACTGGTTCTCGGTTTATTACCTTCAATCTTAATAAGGCAAAAAATGCTAAAGGACAACCCTTTGTAGACCCGATTCACTCGCAGTGGTTTAACAATCTGGCTTTTCGCAAGGCAGTTGCTCATGGGATCGATCGGGAACGGATGAGAACTAGCATTTATCAGGGTATTGGTGACTTACAAAACTCTCCCCTTGATAGCAAGAATCCTTTTTACCTGTCTCCAGAAAAGGGGGGTAAGGCTTATGATTACGATCCAGAGTTATCTAAAAAACTTTTAAAGGACGCTGGCTTTCAGACGAATGCTAAAGGTGAATTGTTGGATCAGTTGGGTAACCGCGTGCAGTTTGTACTACTGGTGAAGTCTGAGGAAAAATCGCGGGTCAGCGCTGCGGCACAGATTCAGCAAGATCTGACCCAACTGGGCATGAAGGTTGACTTGCAAATTTTGGCATTTAACTCGGTTCTTAAAAGGCTGATGAGTCGCAACTGGGAGTGTTATGTTGGGGGTTTTGGCGGGGGCGGTGCTGACCCGCACAGCGGTTCTAACATCTGGAGAGTCAATGGTTCGGCTCATCAATTTAACCAGGGTCCCGAACCTGGAGAGCCACCTATTAGCGGCTGGGAAACGAGCAAGTGGGAGCAGGAGATCGATCGCCTCTTTGCCGCAGGTGCCCGAGAGCTAGACGATAGCAAGCGAACAGTATTCTATAACAAGTATCAACAAATTGCTCAAGAACAACTGCCGTTTATCCATCTGGTTAACCCTCTGAGCTTGGATGCAGTCCGCGATCGCATTCAAAATATCAAGTTCTCTCCCTCTAGTGGAGCCTTCTGGAATCTGTATGAGTTGAAGGTGGCAAATTAA